One genomic region from Candidatus Caldarchaeum subterraneum encodes:
- a CDS encoding purine nucleosidase has protein sequence MAKAVVLDMDPGIDDALAIMLALNSPELEVLGITAVSGNVHVDKSSVNALRVLETMGDMDIPVYRGAATPLVKELVTAEWVHGEDGLGDAGLPMPMRKPLEGAVKFLVDTLTSERNVTIVATGPLTNIAHTLLIEPTLAKHLKQLIIMGGAYGLTPYGYGNETPVSEFNIYVDPEAAKIIFQSGVKPLCIGLDVTTDPKATLSKKDVEKMASSSSKTARTAAKIVWNFAERFGFVQLHDPMAVAASIKPDLFKTSQHHVYVVCEGELTRGQTIVEKRFWVRKEPNAEVCEQVDGPRFLEMFLERISGA, from the coding sequence ATGGCTAAAGCAGTGGTTCTAGATATGGACCCGGGCATCGATGATGCCTTGGCCATCATGCTGGCCCTTAATTCGCCGGAGCTGGAGGTTCTCGGCATCACGGCTGTCAGCGGAAACGTTCACGTCGACAAATCTTCGGTTAATGCTTTGAGGGTTTTGGAGACGATGGGGGACATGGATATTCCGGTTTACCGTGGAGCGGCCACACCGCTTGTCAAAGAGCTTGTTACCGCGGAGTGGGTGCATGGCGAGGATGGACTAGGCGATGCAGGTTTACCGATGCCGATGAGAAAACCTCTCGAAGGAGCTGTGAAATTCCTTGTAGACACGTTGACATCAGAGCGGAATGTCACAATCGTGGCCACAGGCCCGCTCACAAACATAGCACACACCCTCTTAATCGAGCCAACCCTAGCCAAGCATTTGAAGCAGTTGATCATTATGGGTGGAGCATACGGGTTGACACCCTACGGCTACGGCAACGAGACACCAGTCTCCGAGTTCAACATCTACGTCGACCCAGAGGCCGCGAAAATCATTTTCCAAAGCGGTGTGAAACCTCTCTGCATAGGGCTCGATGTGACCACAGACCCCAAAGCAACACTGAGCAAAAAAGACGTGGAGAAGATGGCTTCATCAAGCTCTAAAACAGCGAGAACCGCTGCGAAAATTGTGTGGAATTTTGCGGAGAGGTTCGGGTTTGTGCAGCTCCATGACCCTATGGCCGTGGCGGCCTCAATCAAGCCAGACCTCTTCAAAACAAGTCAACACCATGTCTATGTTGTGTGTGAAGGTGAGTTGACCCGTGGACAAACAATCGTCGAGAAACGGTTCTGGGTGAGGAAAGAGCCCAATGCGGAGGTCTGTGAACAAGTGGATGGACCGCGGTTCCTCGAGATGTTTCTAGAACGGATAAGTGGAGCCTAG
- a CDS encoding cobalt/nickel ABC transporter permease, whose translation MLADRTPLHLADGRTKFIYFIWVSLLAYIFYDYILTLVFLVVNVTLAFIGRVARQVILPLILVVLPWMGFAIPILSLPLGFPWNQTVVYRLTIFGLELPVYLEGLAWGFTWPLRIGVTISAALLFYLTTQQTALIAMLFRFRVPFKFIYMVAATLQFIPLMADEVRSIYQAQLARGLRTDVNLVKKLSNFVRLLVPLTLSSLGKVQTRAIALESRGFSAPVAKTVMYDIRFKTVDYVFFGCMAAATVFLAYIYATKGYSPFVHLKYLIG comes from the coding sequence GTGCTCGCCGACAGGACACCGCTACACCTAGCAGATGGCAGAACAAAGTTTATCTATTTTATTTGGGTATCACTTCTGGCTTACATCTTCTACGACTACATTCTAACACTTGTTTTTCTAGTTGTCAATGTGACGCTTGCTTTTATTGGAAGGGTTGCTCGGCAGGTTATTTTGCCTCTTATCCTCGTTGTACTACCGTGGATGGGTTTCGCTATACCTATTCTTTCACTGCCTCTCGGTTTTCCATGGAACCAGACTGTGGTCTATCGTCTTACAATTTTCGGGTTGGAATTGCCGGTGTACCTTGAGGGGCTTGCTTGGGGTTTCACATGGCCCCTAAGAATAGGTGTCACCATTTCAGCAGCTCTACTCTTCTACTTGACCACTCAGCAGACAGCTCTTATAGCGATGCTCTTCAGGTTCCGTGTACCCTTCAAGTTTATCTACATGGTGGCTGCCACGCTACAGTTCATACCGTTGATGGCCGACGAGGTTCGGAGTATATACCAGGCCCAGCTCGCACGAGGGCTTAGAACCGATGTAAACTTGGTCAAGAAGCTTAGCAACTTTGTCCGATTGCTCGTGCCTCTGACCCTAAGCTCGCTGGGGAAGGTACAGACAAGAGCCATAGCTTTGGAGTCTCGAGGATTCAGCGCGCCCGTCGCAAAGACTGTGATGTATGACATAAGGTTCAAAACAGTAGATTACGTATTTTTCGGATGCATGGCCGCCGCAACGGTTTTCCTAGCCTACATATATGCCACAAAGGGTTACTCCCCGTTCGTTCACCTCAAATACCTCATAGGGTAG
- a CDS encoding cobalt/nickel ABC transporter ATP-binding protein translates to MFTVLDIGRYPVLVENLSYSYPSKPNVLKNVTLKVERGEAVGIIGPNGAGKSTLCKALNGLVPHFYGGRISGRVYVAGMDTLKHTVAELATKVGLVFQEPETQLSGLALTVEDEISFGLAMLGYPKDVIKTRTAEAIKRVGLQGLERRSPFELSGGQQQRLAIATVLAMRPEVIVLDEPTSQLDPIGKAQVFDVLRELLRDGTTIVVAEHEIEELATFTNRMLLLNNGRVLCEGSAKDVLNQVELLKSVGVDPPSVTELAHLVKKFYQLGIIKYPITLEEAVSIFAELLVRGGAK, encoded by the coding sequence TTGTTCACCGTTCTGGACATAGGCAGATATCCTGTACTCGTGGAGAACCTCAGCTACTCCTACCCCTCCAAACCCAATGTTTTGAAGAACGTAACTCTCAAGGTTGAGCGTGGTGAGGCGGTTGGAATAATCGGGCCAAATGGCGCGGGCAAGTCAACACTATGCAAGGCCCTAAACGGGCTTGTGCCCCATTTCTACGGTGGAAGAATAAGTGGAAGAGTGTATGTGGCTGGCATGGACACCCTCAAACATACTGTTGCAGAGCTAGCCACAAAGGTGGGTCTTGTTTTCCAAGAGCCCGAAACACAGCTCTCCGGTCTGGCTCTTACCGTCGAGGATGAGATCAGCTTCGGCCTCGCCATGCTCGGTTACCCAAAAGATGTAATAAAGACGCGGACGGCAGAGGCTATTAAGAGGGTCGGGCTGCAGGGTCTTGAACGACGGTCACCGTTCGAGCTCTCAGGAGGCCAGCAGCAGAGGCTCGCTATAGCAACTGTTTTAGCCATGCGACCAGAGGTAATCGTGCTCGACGAGCCAACCTCCCAGCTAGACCCTATAGGTAAAGCGCAGGTCTTTGACGTGCTGAGGGAGCTTCTGAGGGACGGGACCACCATAGTGGTGGCTGAACATGAAATAGAAGAACTCGCCACATTCACCAACCGTATGCTGTTGCTTAACAATGGTCGAGTGCTTTGCGAAGGCTCTGCTAAAGATGTGTTGAATCAGGTTGAGCTTCTCAAGAGCGTAGGCGTAGACCCGCCCTCTGTCACCGAGCTTGCCCACCTCGTTAAAAAATTCTACCAGCTAGGAATCATAAAATATCCAATAACGCTTGAGGAAGCTGTATCGATTTTTGCCGAGCTACTTGTGCGTGGTGGTGCAAAATGA
- a CDS encoding cobalt/nickel ABC transporter ATP-binding protein: MIDVRDVWFWYNNGDEPALRGVSLSIDSGEVVSIIGQNGGGKTTLAKHLNGLLKPSKGAVLVDGRDTRETPTHILASTVAYVFQNPSHQIFMSTVYDEVAYGPLQQNLPKSAIDNRVATALEMVGLGAVDTKIHPYDLDYGQMKLLTIASAIAMNPDVIVLDEPTTGQDHRGRRKVAEVVKRLNNMGKTIIIITHDMKFVTETARRTVVMANGQIIADGPTSAIMSDVELLARAAIKPPQTVQLAHALNERGYRLRMLTISEALEELGKMLKRQPGW; encoded by the coding sequence ATGATAGATGTTAGGGATGTTTGGTTCTGGTATAACAACGGCGATGAACCGGCTCTTAGGGGTGTGAGTCTTAGCATAGATTCTGGGGAAGTGGTATCAATCATAGGCCAGAACGGTGGCGGAAAGACGACTCTTGCCAAGCATCTAAACGGACTGCTAAAACCCTCTAAGGGCGCGGTGTTAGTTGATGGCCGTGACACTAGGGAAACACCGACACACATACTCGCCTCGACCGTGGCCTATGTTTTCCAAAATCCATCCCACCAGATATTTATGAGCACGGTATACGACGAGGTTGCCTATGGACCGCTTCAACAGAATCTACCCAAATCAGCCATCGACAATAGAGTGGCAACAGCTCTAGAAATGGTAGGTCTAGGGGCCGTTGACACAAAAATCCATCCCTATGACTTGGACTATGGGCAGATGAAGCTGCTCACAATAGCATCAGCAATAGCCATGAACCCTGATGTAATTGTCTTAGACGAACCTACCACGGGGCAAGACCACAGAGGCAGGCGCAAGGTCGCCGAGGTGGTTAAGCGGCTTAACAACATGGGAAAGACAATAATAATCATCACACATGACATGAAATTTGTGACAGAAACTGCACGGAGAACCGTGGTTATGGCCAACGGCCAAATCATCGCTGATGGCCCAACCAGCGCCATAATGAGCGATGTAGAGCTTCTCGCCAGAGCCGCCATAAAACCTCCTCAGACAGTTCAGCTTGCTCATGCTCTGAATGAGCGTGGTTACAGGTTGAGAATGTTGACAATCAGCGAGGCTCTCGAAGAATTGGGGAAGATGTTGAAACGTCAACCAGGGTGGTAG
- a CDS encoding ribokinase, translated as MSSFEVVVVGSLHMDLIVKLARIPAKGETVIGGSFQLSPGGKGANQAVAAARLGASVAIVGRVGSDLFGDLLLERLRKENVATDYVVKDVETHSGVALIMVDKDGNNLIAVASGADARCSPSDVDAAENVIASSKAILTQLEIPLAAVERGVAIARRHEVPVILNAAPAQRLPRRLLEMVDVVVANRIEASVLTGVRVNDVVSAVRAGKRLLAMGVKYAVVTLGRRGAVTVDRKETVYLRGVKVKAVDATGAGDAFCGALAFGLVRGIKIHDAAELANNAAALATTKLGAQEAMPTLAELHKFMASNGRAKNLESLFTIK; from the coding sequence ATGTCTTCATTTGAGGTAGTTGTGGTGGGCAGTCTTCACATGGACCTGATAGTGAAGCTGGCCAGAATACCGGCTAAGGGAGAAACTGTGATAGGTGGCAGCTTCCAGCTTTCGCCGGGAGGAAAAGGAGCTAACCAAGCGGTGGCTGCGGCGAGGCTCGGGGCCAGCGTAGCTATTGTGGGCCGGGTGGGGTCTGACCTTTTCGGTGACCTTTTGCTGGAAAGGTTGCGGAAGGAAAATGTTGCGACAGATTATGTTGTCAAAGATGTGGAGACTCATTCGGGTGTCGCTTTGATAATGGTGGACAAAGATGGGAACAACCTCATAGCCGTGGCGTCTGGAGCTGATGCGAGATGCTCGCCGAGCGACGTGGACGCCGCAGAGAATGTGATAGCGTCTTCAAAAGCGATTCTTACGCAGCTTGAGATACCTCTAGCGGCGGTTGAGCGAGGTGTTGCGATAGCACGTAGACACGAGGTTCCGGTGATACTTAACGCAGCCCCTGCACAGCGTCTGCCACGCAGGTTGCTGGAGATGGTTGATGTGGTGGTCGCGAACAGGATTGAGGCTTCTGTGTTGACCGGTGTGCGTGTGAATGATGTGGTGTCGGCGGTGCGTGCGGGGAAGCGGCTGTTGGCGATGGGTGTGAAATATGCTGTTGTTACGCTTGGGAGGAGAGGTGCTGTGACGGTTGATAGAAAAGAGACGGTGTATCTCAGGGGTGTGAAGGTGAAGGCCGTGGATGCGACCGGTGCGGGCGACGCGTTCTGCGGGGCCCTAGCCTTCGGCCTCGTCAGAGGAATAAAGATTCACGACGCTGCGGAGCTGGCCAACAACGCCGCCGCGCTCGCCACAACCAAGCTGGGAGCACAGGAAGCCATGCCAACCCTCGCAGAACTCCACAAATTCATGGCATCAAACGGCAGAGCAAAAAACCTCGAATCACTGTTCACTATCAAGTAG
- a CDS encoding 2-isopropylmalate synthase — protein MDTTLRDGAQTRGVTFTLHDKLRIAEKLDELGVDIIEGGWPGSNPKDEDFFREARKLSFSHSRLGAFGSTRRPNVKPSQDPSVNALLKADVPVAIVFGKSWILHVIDVLRTTPEENLRMVADTVEYLREHGLEVVFDAEHFFDGYRESPEYALQVLKQARDAGASTIVLCDTNGGTLPFRVGEVVRRVRREIDTRLGIHAHNDCGVAVANSLVAVTEGVRHVQGTMIGLGERCGNADLTQIIPNLALKMNYSVLKNSEGLRKLKDVAYYVAEVSGFQITPNYPFFGVNAFAHKGGVHIDAMLKNPRTYEHIDPSLLNMERTLSVSELAGRAALVNHAAKLGLVLTKEQVASILEKIKRLEAEGYHFEPADATVSLMILEAVGYDVERLRVRTWWVEVLMAGRITARAVVSMDIDGEAVTEMAEGVGPVHALDAAIRAAVLKRYPQLESTQLVNYKVSVIDTKDATAAAVRVFIEFSDNGNRWATTGVSKNIVEASLKAIVDGYSYKLLVLDGGVTSRSQADNGS, from the coding sequence TTGGACACCACTCTCCGCGACGGCGCCCAGACCAGAGGAGTAACCTTCACCCTCCACGACAAACTCCGCATAGCCGAGAAGCTTGATGAGCTAGGTGTTGATATTATCGAGGGGGGTTGGCCTGGCTCTAACCCGAAGGATGAGGACTTTTTCCGCGAGGCTCGGAAGCTATCCTTCAGCCACAGCAGGCTCGGCGCCTTCGGCTCCACACGGAGACCGAACGTCAAGCCGTCGCAGGACCCGTCTGTCAACGCCTTGCTAAAAGCCGATGTCCCAGTCGCAATAGTCTTCGGCAAATCATGGATACTGCATGTAATCGATGTTCTGAGGACAACTCCTGAGGAGAATCTTCGGATGGTCGCCGACACAGTGGAATACCTTAGAGAGCATGGGTTGGAGGTGGTTTTTGATGCGGAGCATTTCTTCGACGGCTACCGAGAATCACCCGAGTATGCGTTGCAGGTTCTGAAACAAGCCAGAGACGCGGGGGCGAGCACGATTGTTCTCTGCGACACCAACGGAGGCACGCTACCATTCAGAGTTGGAGAAGTGGTTAGGAGAGTGAGGAGGGAGATTGATACACGGCTTGGCATACATGCGCACAACGACTGCGGAGTCGCGGTCGCCAACAGCTTGGTGGCTGTGACGGAGGGTGTGAGACATGTGCAGGGCACGATGATTGGCTTAGGCGAGAGATGCGGCAACGCTGACCTTACACAGATTATTCCCAACCTCGCGCTGAAAATGAACTACAGTGTTCTCAAAAACAGCGAAGGCCTCCGAAAGCTTAAAGATGTCGCATACTATGTAGCCGAGGTTTCGGGATTCCAGATTACACCCAATTATCCATTCTTCGGCGTCAACGCCTTTGCACACAAAGGCGGCGTCCACATAGATGCGATGCTCAAAAACCCGCGCACCTATGAACACATCGACCCCTCTCTCCTAAACATGGAGAGAACCCTCTCGGTCTCGGAGCTCGCCGGCAGAGCTGCCCTAGTCAACCACGCAGCCAAGCTTGGCCTTGTATTGACCAAGGAGCAGGTGGCTAGCATTCTTGAGAAGATTAAGAGGCTTGAGGCTGAGGGGTATCATTTTGAGCCCGCTGATGCGACGGTTTCGCTGATGATTCTTGAGGCTGTTGGCTATGATGTGGAGAGGCTGCGGGTGAGGACTTGGTGGGTGGAGGTTTTGATGGCTGGAAGGATAACTGCGCGGGCGGTTGTCTCGATGGATATCGATGGAGAAGCTGTGACGGAGATGGCTGAAGGCGTGGGCCCCGTTCACGCTCTTGACGCAGCCATACGCGCAGCTGTTCTCAAACGCTATCCGCAGCTTGAGTCGACGCAGCTGGTTAACTACAAGGTTTCGGTGATTGATACAAAGGATGCGACTGCGGCGGCTGTAAGGGTGTTCATAGAGTTCAGCGACAACGGCAACCGCTGGGCCACCACGGGGGTTTCCAAAAACATCGTCGAAGCAAGCCTAAAAGCGATAGTCGACGGCTACAGCTACAAGCTGCTGGTGCTTGACGGCGGGGTTACTTCACGTTCACAAGCAGATAACGGTTCATGA
- a CDS encoding translation initiation factor eIF-5A translates to MSKPVELGSLKEGHNIVIDGEPCRIVEVEKSKPGKHGSAKVRLVAIGIFDEVKRSMVGPADNKVEVPIVDKRTGQVVALSGDSVSVMDNQTLEIVEVPLPKDENLRAKIEPGVSVEYWSIMNRYLLVNVK, encoded by the coding sequence TTGAGCAAGCCTGTTGAACTCGGTTCCCTGAAAGAAGGCCACAACATCGTCATCGACGGCGAGCCATGTAGGATTGTAGAGGTTGAGAAGAGCAAGCCAGGCAAACATGGTTCTGCGAAGGTGCGGCTTGTCGCCATAGGGATATTTGACGAGGTTAAACGCAGCATGGTCGGCCCCGCGGACAACAAGGTTGAGGTGCCGATAGTGGATAAACGGACGGGACAGGTTGTGGCTCTCTCAGGCGACTCTGTATCTGTCATGGATAACCAGACGCTTGAGATAGTTGAGGTGCCGCTGCCGAAGGATGAGAACCTTAGAGCGAAGATTGAGCCAGGAGTCTCCGTCGAATACTGGAGCATCATGAACCGTTATCTGCTTGTGAACGTGAAGTAA
- a CDS encoding ATP-binding protein — MRLAALFSGGKDSTYAIYLAENMGHVVEVLLTFLPQSIDSYLFHYPNIHLTPLQAEAMGRHHIIYPVAGMDEEEALKRALSEVAGRVDGVVAGALASSYQRERMKRAAEKHGFTVLTPLWGQNPGELLRQMLRNRFEIMVVAVAAAGMDRSWLGRILDEEAVKELEALSERHGVNPAGEGGEMETMVLDCPLFRKRIKPLEKSVVWRGVYGYLRIERAVLVDKNV; from the coding sequence GTGAGGCTCGCCGCGCTTTTCTCCGGGGGAAAGGACTCGACCTACGCCATATACCTAGCAGAAAACATGGGGCATGTGGTGGAGGTTCTGCTAACGTTTCTCCCCCAGTCCATCGACAGCTACCTCTTCCACTATCCCAACATACATCTCACCCCTCTGCAGGCCGAAGCTATGGGGAGACATCACATCATATACCCCGTCGCGGGCATGGATGAGGAAGAGGCGTTGAAGAGAGCGTTGTCGGAGGTTGCTGGGAGAGTGGATGGCGTCGTCGCGGGAGCCTTGGCCAGCAGCTATCAAAGGGAGCGGATGAAACGTGCGGCTGAAAAACATGGGTTCACGGTCTTGACGCCGCTGTGGGGCCAAAACCCGGGCGAACTTCTCCGTCAAATGCTGCGGAACAGGTTTGAGATAATGGTTGTGGCTGTGGCGGCTGCTGGAATGGACAGGAGCTGGCTGGGCCGGATACTTGATGAAGAAGCTGTCAAGGAGCTGGAGGCCCTCTCGGAGCGCCACGGCGTCAACCCAGCAGGCGAAGGCGGCGAGATGGAGACCATGGTTCTTGACTGCCCTCTTTTCCGCAAAAGAATCAAGCCTCTGGAGAAAAGCGTGGTTTGGAGAGGTGTTTACGGCTACCTTAGGATTGAGAGAGCTGTTCTGGTTGATAAAAATGTCTGA
- a CDS encoding succinyl-CoA synthetase beta subunit, whose product MMKLYEFEGRELFRRYGIPVNNYVVVRSAEEARRAAEALGGRTVVKAQVLVAGRGKAGGVKVAENVEEAVMLAGKMLRSEIKGERVESLVVTEYTEVVKELYLGIIVDRFKRAPVVIASAEGGVEIEELARTSPGHVLKTEVNPLLGLADYQVRKIISFMKLDQKLAQQAAAILRGLYRLFVENDCELAEINPLVITPDNRLVALDSKIIVDDNALFRRGEFSRPESGTGLEAEARRLGFAAVELDGDIGIIGNGAGLTMATMDMVKLKGGSPANFLDVGGGASEDVVEKAARLLLTHPRVKVVFVNILGGITRCDEVARGLVSAYKSVGAGKKIVVRMMGTNEEEGKRILIENGIYPLDSMEEAAAKAAELAR is encoded by the coding sequence TTGATGAAGCTTTACGAGTTTGAGGGCAGGGAGCTTTTCCGACGCTACGGCATCCCTGTGAATAATTATGTTGTTGTTAGAAGCGCGGAGGAAGCGCGGAGGGCTGCGGAAGCTCTTGGTGGAAGAACTGTGGTCAAGGCTCAGGTTCTCGTGGCGGGTCGTGGAAAAGCCGGTGGCGTCAAGGTTGCGGAGAACGTGGAGGAGGCCGTGATGTTGGCGGGCAAAATGCTGCGCTCGGAGATTAAGGGTGAAAGGGTTGAGTCGCTCGTCGTGACAGAGTATACTGAAGTGGTGAAGGAGCTTTATCTCGGCATCATAGTTGACAGGTTCAAGCGTGCTCCCGTGGTAATCGCATCGGCAGAGGGTGGTGTGGAGATTGAGGAGTTGGCGAGAACAAGCCCCGGCCACGTTTTGAAGACAGAGGTAAATCCTTTGCTGGGTCTCGCCGACTATCAGGTGAGGAAAATCATCTCTTTCATGAAGCTCGACCAGAAGCTTGCGCAGCAGGCAGCCGCCATCCTCCGCGGTCTATACCGATTGTTTGTCGAAAACGACTGTGAGTTGGCTGAAATAAACCCGCTGGTCATAACACCTGATAACAGACTAGTCGCTCTTGACTCCAAGATTATTGTCGACGATAATGCCTTGTTTAGGCGCGGTGAGTTTAGTCGGCCCGAGTCGGGGACGGGGTTGGAGGCTGAGGCTCGTCGTCTCGGGTTTGCCGCGGTGGAGCTTGACGGCGACATAGGCATTATCGGGAACGGCGCGGGGTTGACGATGGCTACGATGGATATGGTTAAGCTGAAGGGCGGAAGCCCCGCCAACTTTCTCGACGTCGGCGGAGGCGCCTCTGAAGATGTTGTGGAAAAGGCTGCGAGGCTGTTGCTCACCCATCCACGGGTGAAGGTGGTGTTCGTCAACATCCTCGGAGGGATTACGCGATGTGATGAAGTGGCCCGTGGGCTTGTCTCGGCATACAAATCTGTCGGAGCGGGAAAGAAGATTGTGGTCAGGATGATGGGCACCAACGAGGAGGAGGGCAAACGCATCCTCATCGAAAACGGCATCTACCCGCTTGACAGCATGGAGGAAGCGGCTGCGAAAGCCGCTGAACTCGCGAGGTGA
- a CDS encoding succinyl-CoA synthetase alpha subunit: MAILVNDDTRVLVQGITGRQGAFHTRAMLKYGTKVLAGVTPGKSGHSVEGVPVYNSVEEAMANYPEINTSMVMVPAPYAGDAVIEALDAGIKLVVVITEHVPIHDAMKFITYARLRGSNIVGPNCPGVITPGAAKVGIMPGHIFKKGVVGIVSRSGTLTYEIAHAITVKGLGQSTCIGIGGDPVVGLNFIDVLEMFRRDEETEAVVLIGEIGGDLEERAADYIVKTRYPKPVVAYIAGRTAPPEKRMGHAGAIISLGAGDPASKVKALTQAGVHVASTPGEVADKLVQLLK; this comes from the coding sequence GTGGCAATCCTAGTCAACGACGACACACGCGTCCTCGTTCAAGGCATCACCGGCAGACAGGGAGCCTTCCACACAAGGGCCATGCTCAAGTATGGTACCAAAGTCTTGGCAGGCGTGACACCTGGAAAAAGTGGCCACTCTGTCGAGGGTGTGCCTGTTTATAACTCGGTTGAGGAGGCTATGGCGAATTACCCCGAGATTAACACGTCGATGGTGATGGTTCCGGCGCCATATGCGGGGGACGCGGTCATCGAGGCCCTTGACGCGGGGATTAAGCTTGTCGTCGTCATAACGGAGCATGTCCCCATCCATGACGCCATGAAGTTCATCACATACGCTAGGCTCCGCGGCTCAAACATAGTTGGCCCCAACTGCCCCGGCGTCATCACACCCGGCGCCGCCAAGGTAGGCATCATGCCCGGCCACATCTTCAAGAAAGGAGTCGTGGGAATTGTTTCCCGCAGCGGCACGCTCACCTACGAGATAGCACACGCCATAACGGTCAAGGGCCTCGGACAGTCGACATGCATCGGCATAGGCGGTGACCCAGTTGTTGGCCTCAACTTCATAGATGTGCTGGAGATGTTTAGAAGGGATGAGGAGACGGAAGCGGTTGTTCTCATCGGTGAGATAGGTGGAGACCTTGAGGAGAGGGCCGCCGACTACATAGTGAAAACAAGGTATCCCAAGCCCGTTGTAGCCTACATAGCTGGAAGAACTGCTCCTCCAGAGAAACGGATGGGCCACGCAGGGGCCATCATATCGCTGGGCGCAGGAGACCCCGCAAGCAAGGTCAAAGCACTCACCCAAGCAGGCGTCCACGTCGCATCCACACCCGGCGAAGTCGCCGACAAACTCGTCCAACTCCTCAAATGA